Proteins encoded together in one Flavobacteriales bacterium window:
- a CDS encoding DMT family transporter, with product MVLVTLAAVFVALLFLIFKSFEQRRVALLPAIVINYFVALLCGLAISRPWAAGDLGPLWTPSMIMSVLFITVFYLTGSSAQRAGIAATTVASKMSLVLTVAFSVVAFDEEQHLLGWIGIALAIVGVVLSSWSNDGRGMHRASVLPVLLFVGNAAIDIGLAWTQRMRTTPLTEAVLPTLVFGMAGVLGLIGVFARAEQRAFQEPRTWVGGLLLGTVNYGSLYFVVKALAKSGWPSSSVFPLMNIGVIVFGTLGSMMLFRERPGPLQLAGMATAMLAMVLILVA from the coding sequence ATGGTGCTGGTGACCCTGGCCGCGGTCTTCGTGGCCCTGCTGTTCCTCATCTTCAAGTCGTTCGAGCAACGGCGGGTCGCATTGCTGCCCGCGATCGTGATCAACTACTTCGTCGCGCTGCTGTGCGGGCTGGCGATCTCCAGGCCGTGGGCAGCGGGCGACCTGGGCCCCTTGTGGACACCGTCGATGATCATGAGCGTGCTGTTCATCACGGTGTTCTACCTGACCGGGTCCTCCGCGCAGCGCGCGGGCATCGCCGCGACCACCGTGGCCAGCAAGATGAGCCTCGTGCTCACGGTGGCCTTCAGCGTGGTGGCCTTTGATGAGGAACAGCACCTGCTGGGCTGGATCGGCATCGCCCTGGCCATCGTAGGCGTGGTGCTCAGTTCCTGGAGCAACGATGGCAGGGGGATGCACCGCGCATCGGTGCTGCCCGTGCTGTTGTTCGTGGGCAATGCGGCCATCGATATCGGACTGGCATGGACGCAACGGATGCGCACCACGCCGCTCACCGAGGCCGTGCTGCCCACGCTGGTGTTCGGGATGGCCGGTGTGCTCGGCCTGATCGGCGTGTTCGCGCGCGCCGAGCAGAGGGCTTTTCAGGAACCACGCACCTGGGTCGGAGGGCTGCTGCTCGGCACCGTCAACTATGGCAGCCTTTACTTCGTGGTGAAGGCGCTTGCCAAGAGCGGATGGCCCAGCAGCAGCGTGTTCCCACTGATGAACATCGGCGTGATCGTGTTCGGCACCCTGGGCAGCATGATGTTGTTCCGAGAGCGGCCCGGCCCGCTCCAACTGGCTGGCATGGCCACGGCGATGCTCGCAATGGTCCTGATCCTCGTCGCATGA
- a CDS encoding YigZ family protein has translation MRSERYRTLAGAGEATYREKASRFMAYAFPIADEEAFQSEAARLARRHHDARHHCYAWVLGVDGARKRANDAGEPQGTAGRPILRRIEAAELTYTAVVVVRYFGGTLLGKGGLVRAYGEAAQLALQAAPGMERTVRAPLTITCDHALAGPLRAAVLDAEGEVVRATYEDRCRLDVLLRPSLIPAFRELWRVRGARFLDQTDAK, from the coding sequence ATGAGATCCGAGCGGTATCGCACACTGGCCGGTGCGGGTGAGGCGACCTATCGCGAAAAAGCCAGTCGCTTCATGGCCTATGCCTTCCCCATCGCCGACGAGGAGGCATTCCAAAGCGAGGCCGCACGGCTGGCCCGGCGTCACCACGATGCGCGTCACCACTGCTACGCGTGGGTGCTCGGTGTGGACGGTGCGCGCAAGCGGGCGAACGATGCCGGCGAACCTCAGGGCACCGCAGGACGGCCGATCCTGCGGCGGATCGAAGCGGCGGAACTGACCTACACGGCCGTGGTGGTGGTGCGCTACTTCGGTGGAACGCTCCTGGGCAAGGGCGGGCTTGTACGCGCTTACGGAGAGGCGGCACAACTGGCCCTTCAGGCGGCGCCGGGGATGGAGCGTACGGTGAGGGCACCACTGACGATCACCTGCGACCATGCCCTGGCGGGCCCGTTGCGCGCGGCCGTGCTGGACGCGGAAGGCGAAGTGGTGCGCGCCACGTACGAGGATCGCTGCCGCCTGGACGTGCTGCTGCGTCCATCGCTCATTCCGGCGTTCCGCGAACTATGGAGGGTGCGCGGAGCGCGGTTCCTGGATCAGACGGACGCGAAGTGA
- the dnaA gene encoding chromosomal replication initiator protein DnaA: MKKDHERIWERCLEVIKDNVSPQSFKTWFEPIRALKLQDHVLTIQVPSQFFYEWLEEHYIGLLKKIIRKELGAEGRLEYSIIMENSFPSANPYTVRVPTSNAREVKNPAVSLPIDVANSPIKNPFIIPGLKKIKVESHLNPNYSFENFIEGDCNRLARSAGYAVAQKPGGTAFNPLLVYGGVGLGKTHLAHAIGIEIKRHHPDKTILYVPAEKFTQQFIEAVKNNTVNDFSQFYQMMDVLIIDDVQFLAGKEKTQDVFFHIFNHLHQSGKQLVITSDKAPVEMQGMEQRLLSRFKWGLSADLQTPGLETRIAILQKKMYAEGLDLPKEVVEYLAYSITTNIRELEGAMISLIAQSSLNKKAVTLDLAKQMIDKFVKNTAREVSIDYIQKVVCDYFDLPIELLKSKTRKREVVQARQIAMYFAKKMTKSSLASIGAHCGGKDHATVLHACRTVNNLQETDKQFRSYLEDLEKKLSIH, from the coding sequence ATGAAGAAAGACCACGAGAGGATCTGGGAGAGGTGCCTGGAGGTGATCAAGGACAACGTGAGCCCGCAGAGCTTCAAGACCTGGTTCGAACCGATCCGGGCGCTGAAGCTGCAGGACCACGTCCTCACGATCCAAGTGCCCTCGCAGTTCTTCTACGAATGGCTGGAGGAGCACTACATCGGGCTGCTGAAGAAGATCATCCGCAAGGAGCTGGGCGCCGAAGGGCGGCTGGAGTACTCCATCATCATGGAGAACAGCTTCCCGAGCGCGAACCCTTACACGGTGAGGGTCCCCACGAGCAATGCGCGTGAGGTGAAGAACCCCGCCGTCAGCCTTCCGATCGATGTGGCGAACAGCCCCATCAAGAACCCGTTCATCATCCCCGGCCTGAAGAAGATCAAGGTCGAGAGCCACTTGAACCCCAACTACTCCTTCGAGAACTTCATCGAGGGGGACTGCAACCGATTGGCACGCAGTGCAGGATACGCCGTGGCCCAGAAGCCCGGCGGCACGGCCTTCAATCCGTTGCTCGTCTACGGCGGGGTGGGCCTCGGCAAGACGCACCTGGCCCACGCCATCGGTATCGAGATCAAGCGGCACCATCCTGACAAGACCATCCTGTACGTGCCTGCCGAGAAGTTCACGCAGCAGTTCATCGAGGCCGTCAAGAACAACACGGTGAACGACTTCAGCCAGTTCTATCAGATGATGGACGTGCTGATCATCGACGACGTGCAGTTCCTGGCGGGCAAGGAGAAGACGCAGGACGTGTTCTTCCACATCTTCAACCATCTGCACCAATCCGGCAAGCAGTTGGTGATCACCAGCGACAAGGCACCGGTGGAGATGCAGGGCATGGAGCAGCGGCTGCTGTCCCGCTTCAAATGGGGCCTCAGCGCCGATCTGCAGACGCCGGGCCTCGAGACGCGCATCGCCATCCTGCAGAAGAAGATGTACGCCGAAGGCCTCGATCTGCCCAAGGAGGTGGTCGAATACCTGGCGTACAGCATCACCACCAACATCCGCGAACTGGAAGGGGCCATGATCAGCCTCATCGCCCAGAGCTCGCTGAACAAGAAGGCGGTGACGCTTGACCTGGCCAAGCAGATGATCGACAAGTTCGTGAAGAACACGGCCCGTGAGGTGTCGATCGACTACATCCAGAAAGTGGTGTGCGACTACTTCGACCTGCCGATCGAGCTGCTCAAGAGCAAGACGCGGAAACGCGAGGTGGTGCAGGCACGCCAGATCGCGATGTACTTCGCCAAGAAGATGACCAAGAGTTCGCTGGCCAGCATCGGGGCCCACTGCGGAGGCAAAGACCACGCGACGGTCCTGCATGCCTGCCGCACGGTGAACAACCTGCAGGAGACCGACAAGCAGTTCCGCAGCTACCTGGAGGACCTGGAGAAGAAGTTGAGCATCCACTGA
- a CDS encoding low molecular weight phosphotyrosine protein phosphatase, with amino-acid sequence MRILTVCLGNICRSPMAEGVLRHRAAATGLHVATDSAGTSHFHTGEAPDRRAQTAMRRQGIDISDLRARQVVAQDFERFDLLLAMDASNLRDLHALAPSEVLRGKASLIMDLAPGHALREVPDPYYGGDEGFDEVYHMLDEAVTGLIARIRHGR; translated from the coding sequence ATGAGGATACTCACCGTCTGTCTCGGCAACATATGCCGAAGCCCCATGGCCGAAGGGGTGCTGCGTCACCGCGCGGCGGCCACCGGGCTCCACGTCGCCACCGACTCGGCCGGCACCAGCCACTTCCACACGGGTGAAGCACCCGACCGGCGCGCCCAGACCGCGATGCGGAGACAGGGCATCGACATCAGCGACCTACGCGCCAGACAGGTCGTCGCGCAGGACTTCGAGCGGTTCGACCTGCTGTTGGCCATGGATGCCAGCAACCTGCGCGATCTGCATGCGCTTGCTCCGTCGGAGGTGTTGCGCGGCAAGGCGTCGTTGATCATGGACCTCGCGCCCGGCCACGCCCTTCGTGAAGTGCCCGATCCCTACTACGGTGGAGATGAAGGCTTCGACGAGGTGTACCACATGCTTGATGAAGCGGTCACCGGACTGATCGCCCGCATCCGCCATGGGCGCTGA
- a CDS encoding SAM-dependent methyltransferase: protein MGAEAILHLIPVWLGEAGGPEQLAPMSLDTVARVRLFFVEHERSARRALRRMDPVFALGQVTMHVLDKDTDEATVRRYAELVHQAGEATLLSESGMPCVADPGARLVAWAHRMNIEVRPHPGPSSLLLALAGSGLDGQHFTFHGYLPREAEERRRALRTIAQDAQRTGRTQLFIETPYRNDALLADLLRTVDGALRLCIAAELMQPTGFIRTRTVSEWRSDAPVLKDRRTVFVLGR, encoded by the coding sequence ATGGGCGCTGAAGCCATCCTGCACCTGATCCCGGTGTGGCTGGGCGAGGCCGGAGGTCCGGAGCAACTGGCCCCGATGAGCCTCGACACGGTGGCACGGGTGCGCCTGTTCTTCGTAGAGCACGAACGCAGCGCCCGCCGCGCATTGCGTCGCATGGACCCTGTGTTCGCATTGGGCCAGGTGACCATGCATGTGCTGGACAAGGACACCGATGAGGCCACCGTGCGTCGTTATGCGGAACTGGTTCACCAAGCCGGAGAGGCCACCTTGCTCAGCGAATCCGGCATGCCGTGCGTGGCCGACCCGGGCGCCCGGCTCGTGGCATGGGCCCACCGGATGAACATCGAGGTGCGCCCACATCCGGGGCCCTCCTCCCTCCTGCTCGCCCTTGCCGGCTCCGGCTTGGACGGCCAGCATTTCACGTTCCACGGATACCTGCCCCGCGAAGCCGAGGAGCGGAGGCGGGCACTGCGCACCATCGCACAGGATGCGCAACGCACGGGACGGACGCAGCTCTTCATCGAGACGCCGTACCGCAACGACGCGCTGCTGGCCGACCTGCTGCGCACCGTGGATGGGGCCCTCCGGCTCTGCATCGCGGCCGAACTGATGCAGCCCACGGGGTTCATCCGCACACGCACGGTGAGCGAGTGGCGATCGGACGCACCGGTCCTGAAGGACAGGCGGACGGTCTTCGTACTGGGCCGCTGA
- a CDS encoding FKBP-type peptidyl-prolyl cis-trans isomerase — protein MRSVLYIVALSGMLVACERGAYPGFKEVSPGVHFRLLGLGGADTALAADDSVLLRLRASSVGGAAGSLFSTDRWYAVRDLRIGAWAPAFDRIHAGDSASIIVQADGLPWKVLSPDGRIEPPDTLMVQVELALMEALTPAQQRSRAEARRALDPEGAERRELSAFLSASPEVWTRWGTSDLHYILGPVHGDSTRVRAGDLVSISYVGSRLDGGEPFDESERHGQPFRFRFGDPDQVLPGIEVAVSLLRPGQHGRFLLPSGMAFGGKGVPQVVRPHEPVLYSVHLVAVERVADPGT, from the coding sequence ATGAGGAGCGTGCTCTACATCGTGGCGTTGTCCGGGATGTTGGTGGCTTGCGAACGCGGGGCCTACCCGGGCTTCAAGGAGGTGTCTCCGGGCGTGCATTTCCGCCTGCTCGGCCTTGGTGGCGCCGATACGGCCCTGGCGGCGGATGACTCAGTGCTGCTGCGCCTTCGTGCGTCATCCGTGGGGGGCGCGGCCGGGTCCTTGTTCAGCACCGACCGTTGGTATGCGGTGCGCGATCTGCGCATCGGAGCCTGGGCACCGGCGTTCGACCGCATCCATGCCGGTGACAGCGCCAGCATCATCGTTCAAGCCGATGGCCTCCCTTGGAAGGTGCTCTCGCCCGACGGACGCATCGAACCGCCGGATACGCTCATGGTGCAGGTCGAACTGGCGTTGATGGAGGCCCTGACGCCCGCGCAGCAGCGGTCACGGGCCGAGGCCAGGCGTGCCCTGGACCCCGAAGGCGCCGAGCGTCGCGAACTGAGCGCGTTCCTCTCCGCATCACCGGAGGTGTGGACGCGTTGGGGGACGAGCGATCTGCACTACATCCTTGGACCTGTTCATGGGGACTCCACACGGGTCCGTGCCGGAGACCTTGTGTCCATCAGCTATGTCGGCTCACGGCTTGACGGAGGTGAGCCGTTCGATGAGAGCGAGCGCCACGGACAGCCGTTCAGGTTCCGGTTCGGCGATCCGGATCAGGTGCTTCCCGGCATCGAAGTGGCCGTGAGCCTGCTCCGGCCCGGGCAGCACGGTCGATTCCTGCTTCCCTCCGGCATGGCCTTCGGAGGGAAGGGCGTGCCACAGGTGGTGCGGCCCCATGAGCCCGTGCTCTACAGCGTTCATCTGGTGGCGGTCGAACGCGTTGCCGATCCGGGAACCTGA
- a CDS encoding FKBP-type peptidyl-prolyl cis-trans isomerase, whose product MNRLLPACLLLFTACAGGDAPPARTGTSPSPRTPAFVEQNQEANRIEARDLSNYAARRGLRTHVSGTGVHHVLLRDQPGDTARPGQWVAMNYRMELLNGTLCSASEPGHPESFQVELDHVESGLHEAVQHLSPGDSAVILIPSYRAHGLIGDMDKVPPRSSIVYHIGLVSLTEPRGR is encoded by the coding sequence ATGAACCGGCTGCTCCCGGCCTGCCTGTTGCTGTTCACCGCCTGTGCGGGGGGCGACGCTCCTCCAGCGCGAACAGGGACATCCCCTTCGCCGCGCACACCCGCGTTCGTGGAGCAGAACCAAGAGGCCAACCGGATCGAGGCCAGGGACCTGTCCAATTACGCCGCCCGCCGCGGTCTGCGCACCCACGTCTCCGGCACCGGGGTGCACCATGTGCTGCTGCGCGACCAACCCGGCGACACGGCCCGGCCGGGGCAATGGGTGGCGATGAACTACCGCATGGAGCTCCTCAACGGCACGCTCTGCAGCGCCTCCGAGCCGGGTCATCCGGAGTCCTTTCAGGTGGAGCTGGACCACGTGGAGAGCGGACTGCACGAGGCCGTTCAGCACCTGTCACCGGGCGATAGTGCCGTGATCCTCATCCCCAGCTATCGGGCTCACGGGCTGATCGGCGACATGGACAAGGTGCCCCCGCGGAGCTCCATCGTCTATCACATCGGACTGGTCTCGCTCACCGAACCCCGCGGGCGATGA
- a CDS encoding bifunctional oligoribonuclease/PAP phosphatase NrnA — MPFVHREHPELLRLQALLGGPRRCAIVTHYNPDGDAMGSSLGLAHILRAMGHSAQVVLPNAPPPFLRWMPGADGCIASDAAADLCRAAIAEADVVFCLDFNRPDRVGALEEAVRTARQRVLIDHHQRPEIDAVAAFSDTASCATSQMVVDIVDALDQAHLIGAEAATCLYTGIMTDSGAFRFSSTTPHTLRVAALLMERGAVPDRIHGAVMDDHTEERMRLMGFMLAERMTVLQDLGCVVLVLRAEDLKRFGFRPGDTEGFVNLGLSMRGIRLSAFFLERPDRIKISLRSKGTLPVDRLLADNFNGGGHVNAAGGHCEGPIDACVQRFMDLLPAHIQAHPA, encoded by the coding sequence ATGCCCTTCGTGCACCGCGAACATCCGGAGCTGCTTCGGCTTCAGGCTTTGCTCGGCGGACCCCGCCGCTGTGCCATCGTCACCCACTACAATCCCGACGGCGATGCCATGGGCTCGTCCCTCGGCCTGGCCCACATTCTGCGGGCCATGGGCCACTCCGCCCAGGTGGTGCTGCCCAATGCGCCGCCGCCTTTCCTCCGCTGGATGCCCGGCGCGGATGGGTGCATCGCTTCGGACGCCGCCGCTGACCTATGCCGTGCCGCCATCGCCGAGGCCGACGTCGTGTTCTGCCTCGACTTCAACCGGCCCGACCGCGTAGGCGCGCTGGAGGAGGCCGTGCGCACGGCACGGCAGCGGGTGCTGATCGACCACCATCAGCGTCCGGAGATCGACGCGGTGGCGGCGTTCAGCGATACGGCCTCCTGCGCCACCAGCCAGATGGTGGTGGACATTGTGGACGCCTTGGACCAGGCGCACCTCATCGGAGCCGAGGCGGCCACCTGCCTGTACACCGGCATCATGACCGACAGCGGCGCGTTCCGATTCTCGAGCACCACCCCGCATACGTTGCGTGTGGCAGCCCTGCTGATGGAGCGGGGAGCCGTGCCCGACCGCATACACGGCGCCGTGATGGACGACCACACCGAAGAACGCATGCGGTTGATGGGCTTCATGCTCGCCGAACGCATGACCGTGCTGCAGGACCTGGGTTGCGTGGTGCTCGTTCTCCGGGCCGAGGACCTCAAGCGGTTCGGTTTCCGCCCGGGCGATACGGAGGGCTTCGTCAACCTCGGGCTCAGCATGCGCGGCATCCGGCTCTCGGCCTTCTTCCTCGAGCGTCCGGACCGCATCAAGATCAGCCTGCGCTCCAAGGGCACCCTTCCTGTGGACCGGCTGCTGGCCGACAATTTCAACGGTGGCGGTCATGTGAACGCGGCCGGCGGTCACTGCGAGGGCCCCATCGATGCCTGTGTTCAGCGCTTCATGGACCTTCTGCCCGCCCACATCCAGGCCCATCCGGCATGA
- a CDS encoding nucleoside-diphosphate kinase, producing the protein MAGNRTFTMIKPEAVAAGHTGKIIDMIISNGFRIVALKYTRLSAAEAGTFYEVHKERPFYGELVDYMASGPIMAAILEKDNAVEAYRKLIGATDPAQAEEGTIRKRFAESKAKNAVHGSDSDANALIEGHYFFSSREQY; encoded by the coding sequence ATGGCAGGCAACCGCACGTTCACGATGATCAAGCCAGAGGCCGTTGCGGCCGGGCATACTGGCAAGATCATCGACATGATCATCTCCAACGGCTTCCGCATCGTTGCGCTGAAGTACACGCGCCTTTCCGCCGCCGAGGCGGGCACCTTCTACGAGGTGCACAAGGAGCGACCGTTCTACGGCGAACTGGTGGACTACATGGCCAGCGGCCCCATCATGGCGGCGATCCTGGAGAAGGACAACGCGGTGGAGGCCTACCGCAAGCTCATCGGTGCCACGGACCCGGCGCAGGCCGAAGAGGGCACCATCCGCAAGCGGTTCGCCGAGAGCAAGGCGAAGAACGCGGTGCACGGCAGCGACAGCGACGCGAACGCGCTGATCGAAGGGCACTACTTCTTCAGCAGCCGCGAGCAGTACTGA
- a CDS encoding DUF721 domain-containing protein — protein MINAYGLREKLDELDIASWWDEVAGGPIARHTTAVTLRRGHLHVRVDNAPLRQELGYMKDRLAELLNERSGRVVVRSVTIG, from the coding sequence ATGATCAATGCCTACGGCCTTCGTGAGAAGCTCGATGAGCTCGACATCGCCAGCTGGTGGGACGAGGTCGCCGGCGGGCCCATTGCCCGGCACACCACGGCGGTGACCCTGCGTCGCGGCCACCTGCATGTGCGCGTGGACAACGCCCCTCTCCGCCAGGAGCTGGGCTACATGAAGGACCGGCTCGCCGAACTGCTCAATGAACGCAGCGGACGCGTGGTGGTCCGCTCGGTCACCATCGGCTGA
- a CDS encoding DNA replication/repair protein RecF — protein sequence MKVRFRRLAVFQFRNHAEAELQLGPEINCFVGPNGTGKTNLLDAVHYLALCKSYFDATDVHAVRHGEEQFLLKGVLDEPDGDVELACSVRREHKKVFKRDRKEYERLSDHIGRWPAVMITPYDGQLILEGSEVRRRFVDGLIAQFDRAYLDALMRYNRALKHRNVLLKRFAEQGGGSPATLEPWDEQLSVHAGTVHRGRRAFLAELAPLALEHYQGISSGPETVGLEYRSPLDDEPMDALLRTHWDRDRSAQYTTTGVHKDDLHFLLDGQPLKRFGSQGQQKTFLIALKLAQFDLTTARTGRKPVLMLDDIFDKIDPQRMRHLLRLLGGGRFGQVLITDTDAGRLHQALDGLPHDVRFFHLDHAQTIRMEAVERAEAR from the coding sequence ATGAAGGTCCGTTTCCGACGGTTGGCCGTCTTCCAGTTCCGCAACCACGCCGAGGCGGAGCTGCAGCTCGGCCCGGAGATCAACTGCTTCGTGGGTCCCAACGGCACGGGAAAGACCAACCTGCTCGATGCGGTGCACTACCTGGCCCTGTGCAAGAGCTATTTCGACGCCACCGACGTGCACGCCGTGCGCCATGGCGAGGAGCAGTTCCTGCTGAAGGGCGTACTTGACGAACCCGATGGCGACGTGGAGCTGGCCTGCAGCGTGCGCCGGGAGCACAAGAAGGTGTTCAAGCGCGACCGCAAGGAGTACGAGCGGCTCAGCGACCACATCGGGCGGTGGCCGGCGGTGATGATCACCCCCTACGACGGCCAGCTCATCCTCGAGGGCAGCGAGGTGCGCCGCCGCTTCGTGGACGGGCTCATCGCCCAGTTCGATCGCGCCTACCTCGACGCCCTGATGCGGTACAACCGCGCCCTCAAGCACCGCAACGTGCTGCTGAAGCGCTTCGCCGAGCAGGGGGGGGGCTCGCCCGCCACCTTGGAACCCTGGGACGAGCAGTTGTCCGTGCATGCGGGCACCGTGCATCGAGGTCGCCGCGCCTTCCTGGCCGAGCTCGCCCCGCTGGCGTTGGAGCATTACCAGGGCATCAGCTCGGGGCCGGAGACCGTCGGGCTCGAATACCGATCGCCCTTGGACGACGAGCCCATGGATGCGCTGCTGCGCACCCATTGGGACCGCGACCGCAGCGCGCAGTACACCACCACCGGCGTGCACAAGGACGATCTGCACTTCCTCCTTGATGGTCAGCCGCTGAAACGTTTCGGCTCCCAAGGCCAGCAGAAGACCTTTCTGATCGCCCTGAAGCTGGCCCAGTTCGACCTCACCACCGCGCGCACGGGCCGCAAACCGGTGCTTATGCTGGACGACATCTTCGACAAGATCGACCCCCAGCGCATGCGCCATCTGCTGCGCCTGCTTGGCGGTGGGCGCTTCGGGCAGGTCCTCATCACCGACACCGATGCCGGGCGCCTGCACCAGGCACTCGACGGCCTCCCGCACGACGTGCGGTTCTTCCACCTCGACCATGCGCAGACCATCCGGATGGAGGCCGTCGAACGAGCGGAAGCTCGGTGA
- a CDS encoding tetratricopeptide repeat protein: MPHFRREPYLRAAFVRPIRSTKTTKPEQEQADIDLGQAYSRAELFLEKNKQAVTYGVLGLLVVVGGLLGYRKLYAEPRAKEANDLIWKAQYYFEIDSLDKAINGDGNYFGFQYIADEYGNTPAGDLARFYLGTCYLQKGEYETAVSYYEDADVEDVVLKAMAAGGIGDAYVELGREQDAMKQFEKAASITTNDFTTPMYLMKAGILYQQAGDWKKAAKAFRRVANDFPANPDANTAKKYAARAEAMAG; this comes from the coding sequence ATGCCCCACTTCCGTCGGGAACCTTATCTTCGCGCCGCTTTTGTCCGACCCATCAGGTCCACCAAGACCACGAAACCGGAGCAGGAACAGGCCGACATCGACCTGGGCCAGGCTTACTCCCGTGCGGAGCTTTTCCTGGAGAAGAACAAGCAGGCCGTCACCTACGGGGTGTTGGGGCTGCTGGTGGTGGTGGGCGGCCTGCTCGGCTATCGGAAGCTTTATGCCGAGCCGCGTGCCAAGGAAGCCAACGACCTGATCTGGAAGGCGCAGTACTACTTCGAGATCGATTCGCTGGACAAGGCCATCAACGGCGACGGCAACTACTTCGGGTTCCAGTACATCGCCGATGAGTATGGCAACACGCCGGCCGGCGACCTGGCCCGGTTCTACCTGGGCACCTGCTACCTGCAGAAGGGTGAGTACGAGACCGCCGTGTCCTACTACGAAGATGCCGATGTGGAGGATGTGGTGCTGAAGGCGATGGCCGCGGGCGGCATCGGCGATGCCTACGTGGAGCTGGGCCGGGAACAGGATGCGATGAAGCAGTTCGAGAAGGCCGCGTCCATCACCACGAACGACTTCACCACGCCGATGTACCTGATGAAGGCCGGTATCCTGTACCAACAGGCCGGTGACTGGAAGAAGGCCGCCAAGGCCTTCCGCCGGGTGGCGAACGACTTCCCCGCCAATCCGGACGCGAACACGGCCAAGAAGTACGCGGCCCGCGCCGAGGCCATGGCCGGCTGA
- a CDS encoding 6,7-dimethyl-8-ribityllumazine synthase, whose translation MATAQHHLSTYDPAGVPTGAGRRFVLVVSEWNREITEALRQGARQTLLVHGTDPAEVIEHWVPGSYELALASQLAIEAHTPDAVIAIGSIVRGETPHFEYVCQATAQGIMDVNLRTGVPVIFCVLTDDDLQQARDRSGGRHGNKGVDGAVAALKMAALRSSLQVG comes from the coding sequence ATGGCCACCGCGCAGCATCACTTGAGCACCTACGACCCTGCCGGCGTCCCCACGGGCGCCGGTCGTCGTTTCGTGCTGGTGGTGAGCGAGTGGAACCGGGAGATCACCGAGGCCCTGCGGCAGGGTGCACGGCAGACCCTGCTCGTCCATGGAACCGATCCCGCGGAGGTGATCGAGCACTGGGTGCCCGGCAGCTACGAGCTAGCGCTGGCCTCGCAGCTGGCGATCGAGGCGCATACCCCCGATGCGGTGATCGCCATCGGCAGCATCGTGCGCGGCGAGACCCCGCATTTCGAGTATGTGTGCCAGGCCACCGCGCAGGGCATCATGGACGTGAACCTGCGCACCGGTGTGCCGGTGATCTTCTGCGTGCTGACGGACGACGACCTGCAGCAGGCACGCGACCGCAGCGGCGGTCGCCACGGCAACAAGGGCGTGGACGGAGCGGTGGCCGCCTTGAAGATGGCGGCACTTCGAAGCTCTCTTCAGGTCGGTTGA